CACCTGCGGCGGCCACGTACTCAGCAGCCGTCCTCTGAAGCAAGAAACTGGCAGCCAGCACACCACCCAGCTGAGGTTTTGCCTATACTGCAGAACGGAGCTGCCTATATTGCATTATGCAACTGAAACGAGCGTAGGCCAACCCACAGCAAATCTAACCTAACAAATACAATCCCAAATTCCCCTAGCGAGTCCAGCAGCGCTAGCAGGGAAGATGGAGGAGGACAGGCTTCAGCCCAGGCCAGCGACACAAGCACAAATGCAGGAAACCCAGCAGGTTGCACGTCCTGTTCCACAGCATCGCTACGGCTATTCTTAGCTGCGCTAGCTGGCGTGAGGGAAACACGCGGATGCCTACCAACACTGTGACTAGAGATGGAGCTTGGGTGACAGGAGGGGGGATTACAATTTGGCCTGAGCACCACTTTGAAGTTTGTGTTGATtgtcacaaaaagaaaaaaaaaaaaaaaaaaaaaaaagacataaaatacatacatataaatgcTACCCAGTTTTGGTGGCAAGGGTTTCCTGCCAGGTTTAGGATGCTAACACGAATCCAACTGAGAAGGTTCCGGCTGAAAGTGCTTGCCTGCCTGGAGTCAGACACAGCTTCGCTCCCATCCTGCCCTTCCCCTGTGGCATCAGCTCCTctgatggaaaagcagcaaggaggagtTGTTCTGGGAGCTCAACCTGATCCTTGAGGTGGTCAGGCAACCATCTGGGGTAGGAGGTCTACAAATGGCATGGGTAAAGGTAtgtgtaaaagcaaaaattagtTACATACCTGatgcttcccttcccctcctattaattaaaaaatcccacacCTGCACATCTCATAAAGCTCATATTAAGTTTAAATCACATCTTTTCATGATGAGGTAGAAGTAGCTTTGGAAAATGGCAAAACTCAAGCTCATGTGCAATGCGTACAGCATGATCAAACACACCCTCCTGCATACAGAACTAGTAATATGGAATTGCTTTTCCctcctgaagcaaaaaaaaaaaaaaaaaaaaaaaaaaaagcaggtgctGAAGCTGCACCAGTGAAGGGCTCCACAATGAACTCATCATTGCAAGCTCATGAACAGCTCAAGGCAGGTATTAATAACGATCCTCAGTATTATTGCTGGCAGCTCTATCTTTTTCTGTAGTCAGTACTTTTCTCCCAACAAAACTTGATGAACTGCAGTGTTTCTGAACCGAAACAAATGAAGCTGGAAAACTCCAAAGCATCTTCTGTTCTAAAGTAGCTGTCTTCCAAACACATTAAATAAACCAGTACAGACTCGTATTAGGAAGCTTACCTTAATGACCCGTATGTTAGATACTTAACCACAGCCAATTAACAGgacaggaagatttttttattcctttcaaaagctgtttttcttagaaaaaaaaaccacccaggaaataaatgcattttgcataATCAACTCTTCACACGATACTAGAACTGAGCAACCATTCTTTTAATCACACCTGGAATCCAGACAGTTGGAGGCCATCACTTATAACCCATTTATTAACCTCCTCTTCTACCTGTGCTCTTCATACTTGTTTCTGAGAGCCTGGGAGATGGTGAAAGTGCATTTCTACTAGTCAAATTTCTTCTGAGGAAATGACCTGAAAAACGAAATCCCAACTAAACATATTTGACATTCAAGAgctccatttattttctcaggaCTTTAATacttaatacaaaaaaaaaccccaaaaacctgtaaaaataatttctgttaaaagCCAAAAAGAAGTATCATCAATGAACACCAGCTATGCCAGTTATATTTTAACATTGCTCACAAACAGGATCCAggacatgagaaaaaaagaagccaaactAATCCCATGTGCTTATTTGGAGACATAtagatgaaaatatatttttcagtatcatgttttttctcttcaactACTTAGATAACACAGTGAatgcaaaaatataaatgtgaGCCTGCTAAAACATGGCACTACCTCACAGGCAGCTAACCACACAAAACAAAGGTCATAAAGAATAATCAGACCTCCTGTTATCAGCAAAGCTACATTTGGTTTGGAAAATTGTCAAGACTGGCTTTAGCTCAGGCAAACAGAGCATTCACCTCTTTCTgtccagcagagaaagaaaaacacaacgAAGTTACTACAGAACCGAACTTAAATGCATACCTAAAAAGGGTGTAACTGATGCTATGCTATGAAACTAAAATAGTCAGAGCatatttatatgcttttaaatataGTTAGCAGTATTTCCCATTCCCTCCACATGGAACTCAGAACATCTAGCTACAAAATTCACCCCTTCTGTGTCCCCCCCCGGGTCTCTCCATAGCTGAAGAGATTAGAAAGTGCAGTCAAagcagggggcaggggaaggagaatgGCAAGAATCTTTATCCCTCCTCCCCAAACTCCACTAGGCAGTGTTTAATAAATTCAGAGAGCCCCATTTCAGAAGCAAACAGCCATGTCAGTTTAGCTAGACTTGTTAGGAAGTCTTAGGACACTgagctttttgtctttcttttggAGAATGGGGAAAAGGAATAAATCCTGGAATTATAAAAAACCCAATAgtatttctgcagcaaattCAGAAACACCATGGTATTCCTGATTTTAATAGACCCACAAAATCTAGGTACTTTCAGTCATTCTTCAAAAGCTAGGCTGTACTGGCAGAAGCTCTGGACTCACTCCCGCAAGTAATTCCTTGCATGCAAGTAACTACTCGTCAGCCCGATGAAACTATTCATGAATACAGAAATGTACAGGATTGAGCCCTTGCCATGACTTTTGGGGAGTCACAAGTTTGGGCtagttttgtcttttccatAACTATGTGTATGTCCATACCAAATACCATGATGCAGCAATAACAGGTATCACCAAAAGCCTAGAGTGGATGTTGAAAGCAATCAGGCTAAAATCGTAAGGGGTTCCATAGAAGCAATTTAATCTGTTAAAAAGTAAAGCTTCACAGCACTGTGGCTAGCCCACTGAGTGTCTGAATTGGTTCTGTGCTGCACCTCAGGTGCAGATATAATCTAAGAAGTGATTCTAAAATAGCATGTTTCTGGATAAGACGAGTACAAagtgtaaaatatttcacttggtGATGTTTGGTACATCTCTGACACATTTAATCAGAAGCCTAAACAATCTAGACACTGAAATacaaacttatttttccttaaaatgagtgttccattttttttttttattttaaaaattcaggaaTGTGATACACAATACAAGTAGCTCCCCACCACTGCAGTGTTCACTTACATGAGATTCACTAGTTTCatgctttgtggaaaaaaaaaaaaagagagagactgTGCAGTGTTTTTGAATGCTCCCAGTATTCCGGAACTGTGATGTTCAGAACAAATCCAGTCTGTTTAACCACAGATTgatcaggttaaaaaaaaaaaatatcaagttaTATCACAAGTTAGCAGGCTACAGTCGGGTTTCATACAGacagaacaaacacaaaagtTGTGTTCCTGCTGCTGTACAGCCCCCACCTTGACCTGACTACATGCTTTCAGGGAATTTACTAACAAGGGCTAAAGAGACTAAAGGGCCCCGTTAACACCAGCTGGTGCCGCACATGCAACACAGTACAGGCCAAGCAACTCCGCCTGCTGCccccatcatcatcatcatcatcacatCTGCACCCTGTcctgataataaaaataacagggagggagagcttttttgtcttttaagcTAGCCATTGCCTGCAATGGACaccaaaatagaaaaatatgacttctggcacacacacacacacacacacacacaaaaagaaaaaaaagagattaaatagTTACAATGGAATTGGTGATTACAACTCCATCTATTCAGATGCATTTACTGAGACTGCTAACCAATGATGGCAACTGTCAAGACTCAATAGTTGCTCTCTTTTTATAAGAGCAACAGGAAAGAAGTCAGGCTTCTCAGTGCTACTatggtttgcttgtttgttgtttttttttttttaaataaactaaaaagCAGTAGTTCTATTGTGCATTAGTGATATACAGCAGGACCTCAATAATTCATACTAATGACTGAGACCAATTTTAAACTAGTGAGCAAAATAATTAGTGGAAGTTTACCATAAAAAGCAAGGATACacatctaaaaaataaaaaaaaaggcactttgtTCATTTCAAAATTTACTTGGTTAATACTCTGTAGTATACTAGCAGTGGTAGCATGTTCTGCAAATGTAGTCTCATACGAGATCTCATTTAACAGTCAACTCTAGATTGTATATAGGTAACAGAAGAAAGAGTTAAAGAGTTAAGATAattcagacaaaacaaaaacatatataaatactATATTAACATATTTAAGTTAGTTTATGAGACTATACAACAagcataaacacagaaaaaggtgAGCAATGCCGATGGCTGTGAAGCACCAACATTCCCAAGCTAGCACAAAGCTGAACCAACCCATCCACACACTGCAGCTCCCTGTGGATGCATCTGAGcagccaaaaagcaaaataactgcATGGTGCTGCGCTGCACCCAAGCTAACAAACCCCCTAAGAGGGGGCCCGTGCAAAACTGGACTGAGCTCCTCTACTTTTCCAATGCTTTGGTGCGCAGCATTTGGCCAATGCATTGGCATGCGATACAGAGCTAGTCTGGCCCTGTAGACTgcacagttaaaataaaacactggtAATCAACCCATGGATAATCGAGAGTTGACTGCAATGCTCTGCTGAGAAGTCGGGTAGGGTAAGACCACTGCTGTGACCTGGGTCAATCCAGGTCCGACGAGCAGCAGACTATTTTGAACTACTTAGGAGCAATTATCATACGAGACATATTAGAAATGCAAACTAGCGAGGTGTTCTGTATTCGGAAGCAAAGCTACATTCCCTTCActaaaacattctttttaaaaaattctacatttaaatactgttaaaaacctgaaaaccacagcatcaAAGAATTTCATAAGGCCAAAACTATCCTCAGTTCCCTCTGTTGTGCCTAGGTATTGCAATACATTTGTAGAAGTAGTAAATACCACGTAATTTAGTATCTTATACTCCTTCCAGTGCCTTCCAGTAACAGATCTCAGAGCTCTTCACACAACAGTTAAGCCTCACAACACCCCTGTGAGGTAGGTATTATCCCCATTTTAagacagggaaactgaggcagagtgTTTACCATGTCCAAAGTCAGAGCAAACAATGGAAGATCTGCATCATTTTCCAGTTTTGAGCATAGGAGCAGTCAACTAAATCACAAGACATTATTTCCCATACATAACTTCAGGATAGATTGAAAGGTCCAGGGTTTTAGATTAGATTTCTTGTGTACTTTATCTTCAGCTCTCATCTAGTCTCTGCAAAATTTACAGACTCCGTAGACCAGTTTCTCCTTTGTTAAGGTGTAAGTTGGCAGCATACTGTAACAGCTTCTTTAGAGCCAGTTGTCAATTTATTGGGTTAACATTTTAAACCTCAGATTCAGATACTTAATAAGTGGAATTATGTGATACATAAGCACCTCAAAGGGTGAAACACAGCAAATGGAATCCTACTCCCTGCCCCGCTTCCTTAAGTCAGTGGAAGGCTCCTGAGGACATGGTGGGCACCAGGACTGCAGTCACTGGAAGTGCTTACAGACACAACTCAACTACAAGCAAAATGCACCACTGAATTACTTGCTGTGGAGGCTAGTGTCTATGCTTAGAAGCATGAATTATACTGTTGGTGCTTGGCAGACTTTCCCCGACAGAGCACTTATTGACATAACTAATTCTTTTATCTTAGTAAGCTGAGCATCAGTTAAAAATGAAGCTCTAGCTCTTCATTCATAGCACTGTGAGTCAAGGATTCTTTAAACTTCGAGGACTTATGACCAGACACAActtagaaataaggaaaaacacCAGAAAATCCATAAAATATGAAAGTATGCGTTACTTTATCGGTCAGTCTCATGGCTCGATCACAGAGCAGTACACAGTAGCTTGAACTTCCATTCcgataaaagaaaaaaaatctttcacatCTGGTATTTTCACAAGCAGTTGATTTTAATAACCTTGCTACCTTACCAGAAAAAGTGGGGACAGTTTCTAACAATCACATGGTGctctcttttaaaatatactatAGAATAAATTCATTAGAAAAGCCTTCACATTTATTATTATAtaggtttaagaaaaaaatatgtgaaactGCAAAGTGGTTTCCAGTTTTAAGTAGttatatctttaaaaatgttctatGAACTTTGGTTTCCTTAGGGCTTCTAAATaaacaatatattaaaatatctaCAAATCAAATAATAAAGGAAAGAGTAGGTCCAAGAAATCTGTAACACAAATTGAGTTCCTACATGCTTATCCCTCAAATAccttttcactggaaaaaaatattttaatgtgaagCACAGCAAAAAGTGTCTCTGCTGAAATGTTGAAACTGGATTTCTGAAGTTGTTACAGCATTGGTGCACTTTCTGTCTGTCTCAGTACAAAGTCAACACAAACACATTGTATCATGACGGTGACAttatgttctttaaaacaagCATTCTAGATTTAGCAATATGACAAGAACAAGGACTTTAGCAATTACACTACTCGGCAAAATTGCATCTCAAACGTCTGTCTCTTCCTCTTGCAATACAGCTGTTGTCAAAGTCACAAAAACTCAGGTAGCACCATTCAGGGAGTTACAAGGATGACTCAAACTGCTCGTTTTGATCAGTGTTTGCCTCTAGCTTAACTGAAGGAATGCTCTCCGACTTAGTCCTCCTAGTTTTTGGAAATTCAATGACAACTTCTGAACAAGAAATACTAAGTGACgaagatttttctgtcttctttgcagTACTATCTTCTCCTGTTCCGCAACACTGCTTCAGAGCGCACTGAGTCCTGCAAGGAAACTCACATTTCCCTCTCCCTGATTCAGAGCCGACACTGGCAAACTCAGGCTGAATGGTAGTTGCATGAATCCCTTCGTCATGAAAGATCTCTTTTATGCGCTTTGCCACCATCATGTATGTGGAAGGGTCAGGACACTTGATGTGAGCAGTGCCAATGATCCTACTGCCTGCTAGCTGCCAAATGTGTAATTCATGAACTGCTTCAACTCCTTCAAGGGTACGTAATTTTGAGTTCAAAGAATGAACATCTATTTGTTTGGGAACAGTTTGTAGAAGTATAAGGGCTGACTCTCTAAGTAACGGATAAGTTGTGTAAAGGAGTATACAAACCATCATCAAACAAAGGATGGGATCTAAATATAGCAACCAGCATGGACCAGCCACCGTAATGTGCTCTTGCTCAGACTTGTTTGCTCTGCCAAGTATTTGGGATAAAGTAGCATTTTCCATGCAATGATTATTGACACATGGATTAAAGCAGGGCCCATCTTTGGGGCATGGATTCCACAACCCGTAAAAGAGCAAGGCATTCACTACCACAATTACTGAACCTAAGGCATCTccaaaaacatgcagaaaaactCCACGCATGTTAAGCTGTGCACTAGAGTCTTCTTCAACCTCCTCTACATCCAGAGGATAATGACCAGCATTCCCATTCACTTGTAGGTCAGTCATGTCGTCTTTCATATCACCTGACAAGGAAACAGTAGAACAATTAGGCATATGCTATAGTACTACACATTAATTCCATATAAAATAATAACCAATATTAAACTTGCCACATTGACcatgaaactgaaaagcaagcaaCTCT
This genomic interval from Falco cherrug isolate bFalChe1 chromosome 13, bFalChe1.pri, whole genome shotgun sequence contains the following:
- the SLC30A1 gene encoding proton-coupled zinc antiporter SLC30A1 — its product is MCGGMAAKGPGGPRWWQNRRARLLCMLALTFLFFVVEVVVSRVTSSLAMLSDSFHMLSDVMALVVALVAVRFAQRTRATKKNTFGWVRAEVMGALVNAVFLTALCFTILLEAIERFTEPHEIQQPLVVIGVGVAGLVINLLGLCLFNHHGVGGHGHSHGHGHSHSGRQHPRGGSKPEQPPGDGEAALHREETSTLVENCSSSNGVSQEKLGDMKDDMTDLQVNGNAGHYPLDVEEVEEDSSAQLNMRGVFLHVFGDALGSVIVVVNALLFYGLWNPCPKDGPCFNPCVNNHCMENATLSQILGRANKSEQEHITVAGPCWLLYLDPILCLMMVCILLYTTYPLLRESALILLQTVPKQIDVHSLNSKLRTLEGVEAVHELHIWQLAGSRIIGTAHIKCPDPSTYMMVAKRIKEIFHDEGIHATTIQPEFASVGSESGRGKCEFPCRTQCALKQCCGTGEDSTAKKTEKSSSLSISCSEVVIEFPKTRRTKSESIPSVKLEANTDQNEQFESSL